Proteins encoded by one window of Elusimicrobiota bacterium:
- a CDS encoding HNH endonuclease, translating to MDPIADPITELLRFCCESSDDELFRRLESRNISERAHLVDVLAILGELHARRAVLPKSFPSLFMYCTQVLGYCERTAYRRVAVAKESRKYPVILRLLRAGKIHLTAIVLLRDHLTQTNHEEVLARAEGASMDQLKRMAAAMSPVPIAPPERTRVIAVVEKEKILGGFEAVHVKGEQPEMGLASGPAFKFRTEHVFTLGEAAEAKLTRVRELLAHRFPMGDVETIFEAALDALLDAVDPDRRKARPDPDSRPLADQTRRIPDWVKRKVRDRDEDRCAFVSRDGIRCGERRFLQFDHIVPWSLGGRSDDPANVRQLCGAHNRWAWRHAFVTRS from the coding sequence ATGGACCCCATAGCCGACCCGATAACCGAGCTGCTGCGATTCTGCTGCGAATCCTCCGATGACGAGCTGTTCAGGCGTCTGGAGAGCAGGAATATCAGCGAGCGCGCCCATCTGGTGGATGTTCTCGCGATCCTGGGCGAGTTGCACGCGCGACGTGCCGTGCTTCCGAAGTCTTTCCCCTCCTTGTTCATGTATTGCACGCAAGTGCTCGGGTACTGCGAACGGACGGCTTACCGGCGCGTCGCGGTCGCGAAGGAGAGCCGCAAATATCCCGTGATCCTGCGGCTGCTGCGAGCCGGAAAAATCCATCTCACCGCGATAGTGCTCCTTCGCGACCACCTGACGCAGACGAACCACGAGGAGGTCCTGGCGCGGGCCGAAGGCGCGTCGATGGATCAGCTCAAGAGGATGGCGGCCGCGATGAGCCCGGTGCCCATCGCTCCGCCGGAAAGAACGCGAGTGATCGCCGTGGTCGAAAAGGAGAAGATCCTCGGCGGCTTTGAAGCGGTCCACGTCAAAGGCGAGCAGCCCGAAATGGGACTCGCATCCGGTCCGGCGTTCAAATTCCGGACCGAGCACGTGTTCACTCTCGGGGAGGCCGCGGAAGCCAAGCTGACGCGGGTGCGAGAGCTGCTGGCGCACAGATTCCCGATGGGCGACGTCGAGACAATCTTCGAGGCGGCGCTCGACGCCTTGCTCGACGCGGTCGATCCGGACCGGCGGAAGGCGCGGCCTGATCCTGACTCGCGTCCTCTCGCCGACCAGACGCGGCGCATCCCCGATTGGGTGAAGCGAAAGGTGCGAGACCGCGATGAGGATCGCTGTGCCTTCGTCTCTCGAGATGGGATCAGGTGCGGCGAGCGCCGGTTCCTTCAGTTCGACCACATCGTCCCGTGGTCCTTGGGAGGGCGATCCGACGATCCGGCGAACGTCCGTCAGCTCTGCGGGGCACATAATCGCTGGGCTTGGCGTCACGCGTTCGTCACGCGGAGTTGA